From a single Mus caroli chromosome X, CAROLI_EIJ_v1.1, whole genome shotgun sequence genomic region:
- the LOC110286190 gene encoding PRAME family member 18-like: MSTYNPPTLLQLALEGVLRKNSIEFSDLEYLSITLVPPLFIEAFNSRHTEIIKTMVATWPFPCLPVGALLKTAGVEMLQAVLDGIDIVLTQNVSLSCKLQVLELRDVHQHFCDVWAGREDEVHSAETRSEKKVEEGISRKPLRGVKEYYVHSYQTDW; the protein is encoded by the exons ATGAGCACCTACAACCCTCCCACACTCCTGCAGCTGGCACTGGAGGGAGTGCTGAGGAAGAATTCCATAGAATTCTCTGATCTGGAGTACCTGTCCATTACGCTCGTTCCACCACTCTTCATAGAGGCCTTCAatagcagacacacagagataataAAGACAATGGTGGCAACCTGGccctttccctgcctccctgtGGGGGCACTGCTTAAAACTGCTGGTGTGGAGATGCTACAAGCTGTGCTCGATGGCATAGATATAGTGCTGACACAAAATGTTAGTCTCAGTTGCAAGCTTCAAGTGTTGGAGTTGAGAGATGTACACCAGCATTTCTGTGATGTATGGGCTGGAAGAGAGGATGAAGTTCACTCAGCAGAGACTAGGAGTGAGAAGAAAGTAGAAGAGGGCATTTCTAGAAAACCACTGAGGGGTGTGAAG GAGTACTATGTGCACAGTTATCAAACTGACTGGTGA
- the LOC110286275 gene encoding hemogen-like, whose amino-acid sequence MDLQKDQSHVTLCQTTDTGPEKTYEPDVIGSWHLRNREQLRKRKHEAQKKQMLQWHLEEQKIHKRQRLRNANHKDLKKQQSTEPKAESLLQVEKETQVAPAQKETQYSETEDLLYLTSSPKDMPAEYCFEIHQDSFVHGEKSARYRDTAVLNPFSETNQYLTESEDLYPKLCQEISVLKEYGLKICSDMAEHAAFSSESCEETMFTKTLPCTISEDTSDKYECSGSPKSYVPENYLLNKCQKLPGSEKFTTEPHLEAIMPEVFFSYLQLRAVAKDDFPLTQEAVEPEYSSAEIYKDITATTTSYKIMEITPKPEVNSLETCQEICEDEKCSPEAYQEMPGIEGISNKRHQNSDERYE is encoded by the coding sequence ATGGACCTTCAGAAGGACCAATCTCATGTGACACTCTGCCAGACAACCGACACTGGTCCAGAAAAGACCTATGAGCCAGATGTCATTGGATCTTGGCATTTACGAAATAGAGAacaactcagaaaaagaaaacatgaagcaCAAAAGAAGCAAATGTTACAATGGCACCTTGAAGAACAGAAGATTCACAAGAGGCAGAGATTACGGAATGCAAATCACAAAGATTTAAAGAAACAACAAAGTACAGAACCAAAGGCTGAGTCTCTATTACAAGTAGAAAAGGAAACACAGGTGGCACCTGCCCAGAAAGAAACCCAGTACTCTGAAACAGAAGACCTTTTATATTTAACCTCATCTCCAAAAGACATGCCTGCAGAATACTGTTTTGAAATACACCAGGATAGCTTTGTACATGGGGAAAAATCTGCTAGGTACCGTGATACAGCAGTATTGAACCCTTTTTCTGAAACAAACCAATATTTGACTGAATCTGAAGACCTCTATCCTAAACTATGCCAAGAAATATCAGTACTTAAAGAATATGGTTTAAAAATATGCAGTGACATGGCTGAACATGCAGCTTTCTCTTCTGAATCATGTGAAGAGACAATGTTTACCAAAACTCTACCCTGTACAATATCTGAAGATACATCTGACAAGTATGAATGCTCAGGATCTCCTAAATCATATGTGCCTGAAAACTATCTTCTCAACAAATGCCAAAAATTACCTGGATCAGAGAAATTCACTACTGAGCCACATCTAGAAGCAATTATGCCTGAAGTTTTCTTCTCCTATCTGCAATTAAGAGCTGTAGCAAAAGATGATTTTCCCCTAACACAAGAAGCAGTTGAACCTGAATACTCTTCCGCTGAGATTTACAAAGATATCACTGCAACCACAACTTCTtacaaaataatggaaataacACCTAAGCCTGAAGTAAATTCACTTGAAACATGTCAAGAAATATGTGAAGATGAGAAATGTTCACCTGAAGCTTACCAGGAAATGCCTGGGATAGAAGGCATTTCTAATAAAAGACATCAGAATAGTGATGAGCGTTATGAATGA